The nucleotide window gtatatatatatatatatatatatatataataggtatagataatgaaagaatgtatgcatatatacatagatacaatCATAACAGTATGCTTGAgggaatatatatacatttatatttacacgtgtacatatattataatatatttaatatgtatgtataatagtATGTATAATGaggaaatatatacacatgtaacagtatatatatatataatagataacaAGGGAgtttttctatatatacatagatacaatTATAACAGCATATCTGAGGGAATTATACAACAGTGAATATAATgagagaatatatacatatataacagtatatatatatataacagtatatataactatatgtataATAGGTATACATAATGAGAgaatatatacatagacacaaTTATAACAGTATACCTGagggaatataaatatatacacatataacattatatataatgagggaatatatataaaaataactagaataggtatagatgtgtatatatgagtatatacagtgaggaaaattttatatatacatatataactatatataataccatatatacacatacacacacatataaaggtatgtgtatatatatacgtatacatatatacacatatatacattcatacatacatatatatatgtaaaacagtagataaaatgagagaatacttTGTAAAATTTTAGAATTATCCAAGCATACTTCAGGAGATTCTTCCGAGTAGTGAGCTTCCCGTCAGTGGAGGGTCTCAGACCAAGGCTGGATGGCCATCCATGTGCTCTGTACAGGACTGCCATAGCAGGGCTCTTACACTGGGTGGGAGGTTGGACTTGACATCCAGGGCCCCTTCCTTTGGACTCTTAGGGACCTGTTTCCCTATTGCAttgtgggaagaagggaagacaGGGGGATGCGGAGGGTCCTGGGCTCTTGGTGATATCCCTGTTGGTCTTAGGTCAGACCGCCCTGCACATCGCCATTGAACGTCGCTGCAAACACTACGTGGAGCTGCTGGTGGCCCAGGGTGCTGATGTTCACGCACAGGCGCGTGGACGTTTTTTCCAGCCCAAAGATGAGGGTGGCTACTTCTACTTCGGTAAAAGAGGGGTCTGGTCAAGGAAGGGCTGGGAGAGGGGCAAGATTGGAGGGATGCTCAGCCACTGAGATAGGTCCCACCCAGTCCCGTCACTCAACACAAACACAACTTCCCCATCAGGTGAGCTGCCCTTGTCCCTGGCCGCCTGTACCAACCAGCCCCACATCGTGAACTACCTCACAGAGAACCCTCACAAGAAAGCGGACATGCGGCGTCAGGACTCTCGGGGCAACACGGTGCTGCATGCTCTGGTGGCAATTGCCGATAACACCCGGGAGAACACGAAATTTGTCACCAAGATGTATGATCTCTTGCTCATTAAGTGCGCCAAACTCTTCTCTGAGAGCAACCTGGAGGCTGTGGTCAATAATGATGGCTTTTCACCCCTGATGATGGCTGCCAAGACGGGCAAGATTGGGGTGAGTGGTCATGAAGTGTGCATAGATtgcttaaagtttgcaaaattatttaattatgtaCATAGCACTGGGCTCCCACCCAACACAAATGTTCAAGGCATTTTTTGGTTCAGCACCCGCTCAAGACCCTAGTCCAGAAGCCCCCACCAATGTGTTGGCTTTTGCCTGCTAACCAGAGGACATGGAAGGCCATAGCAAAGTCATTTAATCAAAAAGTATGGCAAATTAAGTGACAACAAAAGATATTCTTCCATTGTGTTCACGTGAGATATACTCTCCTACAGGTTACCATATTTCCAGGAGTAGATAGAGAACTCTCATGATCACATCACACAGCTTCTAGagggtacaatggatagaggactagtcttggagtcaggaagacctgagttcaaatctagcctcagacatatactatGTTTGCCACACTAAGTCAGCATTTCacttctcaacctcagttttgttttttgtacaaGGGGGACAATAATAATACCACCCTGGGTTATTATAAGCATAAAAcaaatttgtaaagtgttttgcaaaccttcagGGGCCATATAATTGCCAGCTATTATGTCCAGAGCACACACGTAgaagtcaaatgagatgatatttgtatagctcttggcacagtgcctggaacatagtaggcacttaataaatgcttattctttcccccttctcttgcCTTCCAATGTTTCACAGCTGCTGGTTTTAGCTGGTGATGTTATGCTGCTCCCTGCTGGCCATGATTTCTCCACTTGCCACTGGCTATTTATCTCGGATTAATGGTCACTGAGTTGTCCCTTCTCTATTTTCATGGAACAAGGAATAGCAGCTAGAAAGTCTCTCCTCCTGAAGAGAGAGCTAAATTTCTTTGAGGGGACTCCTCTCAGCCAGGCTGCCAACAGCTGTCACCAAAATGctccagaataaatataaatctattaTTCTGACTACCTTACTCCTGAGATAGGCTTGAGGTGTCCTGAGCTTCAGACAACAATCTGACTTGAAGTTAGaaaattccttcaaattcttgTTAAATTCCTGATGAACAGTTTTTGTCCCTAAAGCTCATCTAGGGGACTTTCCCAACAAAACCCCTCAAGGACTATATAAGGAGTGGACAACAAAGCTACATTTCTCCTTCGATGCTCCTTTTTGGCACGAGAATGTTCCTTGGGACCTTTGCCCCTACTCCACAgtctggattttatttttcatatttactgaTTACAAAATCTCTTGATTTTGGTACTTCCTTCGGATAAAAGCATAAGTTCTTGATTCcacatttgagcctcacaataactctggctAAGCAGCATGGGAAATATTTAGCTTGGAAATatgaatgtttcttttctttctttttatgctCAGTGCTTCgtccagtacctggcacatagtaggtgcctgattgataaatgcttgctgattggcggactgactcattttatagatgtggagaCTGAGACTCAAGAGAAATGACTTGCTTGTAGTCATAGAGCTAATTAGTGGAAGAtgaaagattcaaactcaggtcttcctgactccacatctacCCAGTTTTTCACATGGATCCTAGCTGACTCTCTTCACTGGCCTTATGTCTCCTATCCCCAGAAAGTAAAAACAGACACATTCTGCCCTCTCTGGCTCAGACTCTCTCTTCAGCCATTGActgagcactgtgctaggcaacagaaggaagagaaagatggcCAGGGTGTGGCTTTATGGCCACCAATCCTCCTTGCCTCAAAGCTAGTTGCTGGGATCTCTTAAGATTTCTTTAACCTTTGAGAATTGGATGACAAAACAGCCCTGGTAGAGTAGAAAGGCCATTGGGGTGAGGGACTTGAAGCTCTACTCTGATCCCTGactaccttggacaagtcccttttcCTCTTGGGGCCTCAACTGCTTCTTTAAATTGGGAGAGGGAAACTAGATGTTTTCTAAGCCCCTTCCagtttttacattttgttttccaaGGTTCCTCCCAGCCCTAACATTCCCTGTTCTCAGCTCCACTgaagctctaacattctattttctGAGTGCCCCCTTTCTCTGTCATTGAGTCTCACCCCAACTCTTTTAACAGCTAATACATAGTGATACATTTATAGCTT belongs to Gracilinanus agilis isolate LMUSP501 unplaced genomic scaffold, AgileGrace unplaced_scaffold22586, whole genome shotgun sequence and includes:
- the LOC123254456 gene encoding transient receptor potential cation channel subfamily V member 4-like, whose protein sequence is QTALHIAIERRCKHYVELLVAQGADVHAQARGRFFQPKDEGGYFYFGELPLSLAACTNQPHIVNYLTENPHKKADMRRQDSRGNTVLHALVAIADNTRENTKFVTKMYDLLLIKCAKLFSESNLEAVVNNDGFSPLMMAAKTGKIG